One part of the Anaerolineae bacterium genome encodes these proteins:
- a CDS encoding MG(2+) CHELATASE FAMILY PROTEIN / ComM-related protein: MLARVYSCAMIGLDGVVVEVEVDTAQGLPAMVIVGLPDAAVQESRERVQAAIKNAGLRYPRGRLVVNLAPATVRKEGPAYDLPIALGVLACTGQIPLESVQDAIVVGELSLDGKVRHTRGVLPMAALARQQGFRRIYVPLADADEAALVPELEVLAVESLGELVAHLRGQQDLKPHPSIDLQSLPAVGQSDFQEIKGQEHVKRALEVAAAGGHNVLMIGPPGAGKTLLARAMPGILPRLTIEEALDVTRIYSVADQLPPDAPLVRVRPFRAPHHTISHAGLVGGGNWPHPGEISLAHRGVLFLDELPEFSPRTLEVLRQPLEDKVVTISRAQGSLTFPANFQLVAAMNPCPCGYYGDHQKVCTCSAQMVTRYQKRISGPLLDRIDIHVEVPRVEVDKLSDDRLGEPSAVIQQRVEAARQRQRQRFERLRHSDEEQEASPRITCNAEMSAAQMRQTCVLDEAGKNLMRTATTRLQLSARAYHRVLKVARTIADLEASDSIQVHHLAEALQYRPKMDVG; this comes from the coding sequence GTAATCGTTGGCTTGCCCGATGCAGCCGTGCAGGAAAGCCGCGAGCGGGTGCAGGCGGCGATCAAAAACGCTGGCTTACGTTATCCGCGCGGCCGTCTGGTGGTCAACCTTGCCCCGGCAACCGTGCGCAAAGAAGGTCCGGCTTATGACCTGCCGATTGCCCTCGGTGTGTTAGCCTGTACGGGCCAAATCCCCCTGGAGAGCGTTCAGGACGCCATCGTGGTGGGTGAATTGTCGCTGGATGGCAAAGTGCGCCATACGCGCGGCGTGCTCCCCATGGCGGCCCTTGCCCGGCAACAAGGCTTTCGACGCATTTATGTCCCCCTTGCCGATGCAGATGAAGCCGCCTTAGTGCCAGAGCTGGAGGTGTTGGCTGTTGAGAGCCTTGGCGAACTGGTTGCTCACCTGCGCGGGCAACAGGACTTGAAACCCCATCCTTCCATCGACCTGCAATCCCTGCCGGCTGTCGGGCAGAGCGACTTCCAGGAGATCAAGGGACAGGAGCACGTCAAGCGTGCCTTAGAGGTTGCCGCCGCCGGTGGACACAATGTGCTGATGATCGGTCCGCCGGGCGCCGGTAAGACCTTGCTGGCACGGGCAATGCCGGGCATTCTGCCACGCCTGACGATCGAGGAAGCGCTGGATGTAACGCGCATCTATTCGGTCGCCGATCAACTGCCGCCGGATGCACCTCTGGTGCGCGTGCGCCCCTTTCGCGCCCCTCACCACACCATCAGCCACGCCGGACTGGTCGGCGGCGGCAACTGGCCGCACCCCGGCGAGATCTCCCTTGCCCACCGCGGCGTCTTATTCCTGGACGAATTGCCCGAATTCAGTCCTCGCACGCTGGAAGTCTTACGCCAACCTCTGGAAGATAAAGTAGTAACCATCAGCCGCGCCCAGGGGTCGCTCACCTTTCCGGCGAACTTTCAACTGGTGGCAGCCATGAATCCCTGCCCGTGCGGTTATTATGGCGATCATCAAAAAGTCTGCACCTGTTCGGCACAAATGGTCACCCGCTACCAAAAACGCATCTCCGGGCCTCTGCTCGACCGCATTGACATTCACGTTGAAGTGCCTCGCGTGGAGGTGGATAAGCTGAGCGACGATCGGCTGGGCGAACCTTCGGCGGTGATCCAACAACGGGTCGAGGCTGCCAGACAACGCCAGCGCCAGCGGTTCGAGCGCCTCAGGCATTCCGATGAAGAACAAGAAGCCTCTCCTCGCATCACCTGCAACGCCGAGATGAGCGCAGCGCAGATGCGCCAGACCTGTGTGCTCGATGAAGCAGGCAAGAATTTGATGCGCACCGCCACGACCCGCCTGCAGCTTTCGGCGCGGGCTTACCATCGCGTCCTGAAAGTCGCCCGCACCATCGCCGATCTGGAAGCAAGTGATTCGATTCAGGTTCATCATCTTGCCGAAGCCTTACAATACCGACCGAAAATGGATGTAGGATGA